Proteins found in one Seonamhaeicola sp. S2-3 genomic segment:
- a CDS encoding viroplasmin family protein, translating to MSKKKKKYYTVWKGHKTGVFESWDDCKAQINNFDGAIYKSFSTLDAAKKALEENYKNYIGKSSKFKSELSDAQLKKIGQPNYNSISVDAAVSGNPGKMEYRGVDTKTKKQLFIQGPFEEGTNNIGEFLAIVHGLAFLKKHKSNRIIYTDSRTAISWIKKKKCNTKLERTDKNKMLFELVDRAENWLKTNTYKTIIVKWETKAWGEIPADFGRK from the coding sequence ATGTCAAAGAAAAAGAAAAAATATTATACCGTTTGGAAAGGCCATAAAACGGGCGTTTTTGAGTCTTGGGATGATTGTAAAGCTCAGATAAACAATTTTGACGGGGCTATTTACAAATCGTTTTCAACCCTAGATGCGGCTAAAAAAGCGTTAGAAGAAAATTATAAAAACTATATTGGAAAATCTTCAAAATTTAAAAGTGAACTATCTGATGCACAACTAAAAAAAATTGGGCAGCCTAATTATAACTCTATTTCTGTTGATGCTGCCGTTAGCGGCAACCCAGGAAAAATGGAATACCGTGGCGTAGATACCAAAACTAAAAAGCAACTCTTTATTCAAGGCCCTTTTGAAGAAGGTACCAATAATATAGGCGAATTTCTAGCCATTGTTCACGGGTTGGCTTTTTTAAAAAAACATAAAAGCAATAGAATTATATACACAGATTCTAGAACTGCTATAAGCTGGATTAAAAAGAAAAAATGCAATACTAAACTAGAACGTACAGACAAAAACAAGATGCTTTTTGAATTGGTAGATAGAGCCGAAAACTGGCTAAAAACCAATACTTACAAAACTATTATTGTTAAGTGGGAAACCAAAGCTTGGGGAGAGATTCCTGCTGATTTTGGGAGGAAATAA
- a CDS encoding CPBP family intramembrane glutamic endopeptidase, with protein sequence MKKHFPSNILEVIAIMGIDMVPYFPLFALNAFFLKLSIEKSAIIANICSSIFALGIYYVVNKKNNIKVRFNFKIDKSIIILSLILLTYLVLISPISHLFHKNFIPSKTRLISIVILTPVFEEIIFRGVILKGLLVSYKPNKSIIISSILFSLEHLIFTNLIGASLNMLWALISGLFLGYVYFKTKSVGMVIILHALNNGLVILENLLQYHVNHHKNSFLTYIYDNFSVYFYCLSLILFAYLINRLISNKVF encoded by the coding sequence ATGAAAAAACACTTTCCTTCAAACATTTTAGAGGTAATTGCTATAATGGGAATTGATATGGTTCCTTATTTCCCGCTATTTGCATTAAATGCTTTTTTTCTAAAATTATCGATTGAAAAATCAGCTATAATTGCCAATATTTGTTCTTCCATTTTCGCTTTAGGAATATATTATGTGGTCAATAAAAAAAATAATATCAAAGTGAGGTTCAACTTCAAAATTGATAAAAGCATTATTATCTTATCTTTAATCTTATTAACATATTTAGTACTTATTTCACCTATTTCTCACTTATTTCATAAAAATTTTATACCTTCAAAAACAAGGCTTATTTCAATTGTAATACTTACACCTGTTTTTGAAGAAATTATATTTAGAGGGGTTATTTTAAAAGGACTTTTAGTTAGCTATAAACCTAATAAATCCATAATAATATCTTCCATCTTATTTTCATTAGAACACTTAATCTTCACAAATCTTATTGGAGCTTCACTAAATATGTTATGGGCCTTAATTTCAGGTCTGTTTTTAGGTTACGTGTATTTTAAAACCAAAAGTGTAGGGATGGTAATTATTCTTCATGCACTTAATAACGGTTTAGTTATTTTAGAAAACTTATTACAGTATCATGTTAACCATCATAAAAACAGCTTCTTAACTTATATATACGATAACTTCTCTGTTTATTTTTACTGTTTAAGTTTAATTTTATTTGCTTACTTAATTAACAGATTAATTTCTAATAAAGTGTTTTAA
- a CDS encoding PfkB family carbohydrate kinase encodes MSKLVIVGTMAFDAIETPFGKTDKILGGAATFIGLAASHFNIDTAAVSIVGGDFPQDYLNLLSNKNINLTGVEIVKEGKTFFWSGKYHNDMNSRDTLVTELNTLADFNPVVPENYKDAGVVMLGNLHPIVQSSVLDQMTTKPDLVILDTMNFWMDSALEELHNVIKRVDVITINDEEARQLTGEYSLVVAARKIHSMGPKYVVIKKGEHGALLFHDDNVFYAPALPLEEVFDPTGAGDTFAGGFAGYLAKTNDTSFENMKNAIIYGSTLASFCVEKFGTERMQDLSNEEVHKRLLQFKQLTQFEIELE; translated from the coding sequence ATGAGTAAATTAGTTATAGTTGGCACTATGGCATTTGATGCTATTGAAACGCCATTCGGAAAAACCGATAAAATACTTGGTGGTGCAGCAACTTTTATTGGTTTAGCCGCATCTCATTTTAATATAGATACTGCTGCCGTATCTATTGTTGGGGGAGACTTCCCGCAAGATTATTTGAATTTACTATCCAACAAAAATATCAATCTTACAGGTGTAGAAATTGTAAAAGAAGGTAAAACATTTTTCTGGAGTGGTAAATACCACAATGATATGAACTCTAGAGATACCTTAGTTACAGAACTCAATACACTTGCAGATTTTAACCCTGTAGTTCCAGAAAATTATAAAGATGCTGGCGTGGTTATGTTAGGTAACTTACATCCTATCGTCCAATCTAGTGTTCTAGATCAAATGACAACAAAACCAGATTTAGTTATTTTAGACACCATGAATTTCTGGATGGATTCTGCTCTAGAAGAATTACACAATGTTATTAAACGCGTTGATGTAATCACAATAAATGATGAAGAAGCTAGACAATTAACAGGAGAGTATTCCTTAGTAGTTGCAGCAAGAAAAATTCATAGCATGGGGCCCAAATATGTAGTAATAAAGAAAGGAGAACACGGTGCGTTATTGTTTCATGACGACAATGTGTTTTATGCACCAGCACTACCTTTAGAAGAAGTGTTTGACCCAACAGGAGCAGGCGACACCTTTGCCGGAGGTTTTGCTGGTTACCTTGCTAAAACAAATGACACATCTTTTGAAAACATGAAAAACGCCATTATTTATGGTTCTACATTAGCTTCATTTTGTGTTGAAAAATTTGGAACAGAGCGTATGCAAGATTTATCAAATGAAGAAGTGCATAAAAGATTATTGCAGTTTAAGCAATTAACGCAATTTGAAATAGAATTAGAATAA
- a CDS encoding superoxide dismutase, which produces MAFELPDLGYAYDALEPHIDARTMEIHHTKHHAGYTNNLNNAIAGTDLEGKSIEDILTNLDLDNAAVRNNGGGFYNHSLFWAVMNPEDRGYLSGELKDAIESTFGSKDEFIEAFSKAAATRFGSGWAWLCVHKGGKIEICSTANQDNPLMPSIGCGGTPILGLDVWEHAYYLNYQNRRPDYIKAFFNVVNWNEVEKRYAEAK; this is translated from the coding sequence ATGGCTTTTGAATTACCAGATTTAGGTTATGCATATGATGCATTAGAACCACATATTGATGCACGTACAATGGAAATACACCATACTAAGCATCACGCAGGATATACTAACAATTTAAATAATGCAATAGCAGGTACAGATTTAGAAGGAAAATCTATTGAAGATATTCTTACTAATTTAGACCTAGATAATGCTGCTGTTAGAAATAATGGAGGCGGATTTTACAATCACTCTTTGTTTTGGGCAGTTATGAATCCAGAAGATAGAGGGTATTTATCTGGCGAATTAAAAGACGCTATAGAGTCTACTTTTGGTTCTAAAGATGAATTTATTGAAGCATTTAGTAAAGCTGCAGCAACACGTTTTGGTTCTGGTTGGGCTTGGTTATGTGTTCATAAAGGCGGTAAAATAGAAATTTGCTCTACTGCTAACCAAGACAATCCGTTAATGCCTAGTATTGGTTGTGGCGGAACTCCAATTTTAGGATTAGATGTATGGGAGCATGCTTACTATTTAAACTACCAAAACAGACGTCCAGATTATATTAAAGCATTTTTTAATGTTGTTAACTGGAATGAAGTAGAAAAACGTTATGCAGAAGCAAAGTAG
- a CDS encoding exodeoxyribonuclease V subunit beta: MIKNPSFTIYNASAGSGKTFTLVKEYLKVLFTSNNPEKFKHILAITFTNKAVAEMKERVIEALKLFSDDTILINPNSMFNTICEELEMAPKVIHNKSKIILDSIIFNYAAFDISTIDGFTHKLIRTFAHDLKLPLNFEVELDQDALLNEAVDSLIAKAGTNKALTNILVEFAIEKADDDKSWDIALDLSKISKLLVNENDIPFIETLKEKTFKDFITLKAQLKKDIKLTENNIVENAESVLTLINEAGLEHSDFSRSTLPNHFKKAAQLNLYGLYNNNLEENIVERKNIYPKKTNPTLADTIEAILPEIEITYKTIKAQVYHLLFLKNFHKNITPLSVLNAINNELTLLKEEQNKMLISEFNTIISNQIKGQPTPFIYERIGEKFRHYFIDEFQDTSIKQWENLIPLLSNSLSTENGSTMLVGDAKQAIYRWRGGKAEQFIGLFNNDNPFHIEKHVENLPTNYRSYKEIVKFNNSFFKFLSNHVFNNKDYATLYENAHQNTFIENTGYVEITFLDLDKTDDRDVCFTTATLEKINTCINNGFSLKDICILVRKKKEGVAIANYLSENEIPIVSSETLLISNSQEVNFVINFLKLLVQPKNLEIKVLVLNYLTSLLNIENKHQFFSTHLELPLHKLFKSFENYNIYLKNNLLQLPLYDLVETIIRNFGLSKTSNAYIQFFLDFVLEFSQKKGSDVPAFLELYEKKKDSLSIVSPKGKNAVQIMTIHKSKGLEFPVVIFPYADLDIYNEVDAKQWYELNPKQYQGFTHTLLNYNKDFEHFGEEGYQIYNQHEAELELDNINLLYVALTRAVEQLYVISKKDISSKGDVNKKRYSGLFINFLEHVNLWNNSQLKYYFGNPTKTSENVVLQDNMQTQKMFISTAKEEHNIKVVTKSGFLWNTNQHKAIEKGNLVHNIMSQIKTTNDVDFVINDFLNTSVINHEQANELREIVKQIVNHPLLEKYFTSNDTIYNERDIITKEGMILRPDRININSKNEVTIIDYKTGSENKKHVQQLQDYQDVLENMQLIVKHKVLVYIDDRVTIKKL, from the coding sequence ATGATTAAAAATCCTTCATTCACCATTTATAATGCTTCTGCAGGCAGCGGAAAAACGTTTACACTTGTAAAAGAGTATTTAAAAGTTTTATTTACATCTAACAACCCCGAAAAATTTAAACACATTCTTGCTATAACGTTTACTAACAAAGCAGTAGCCGAAATGAAAGAACGTGTTATAGAAGCTCTTAAATTGTTTTCTGATGACACCATTTTAATAAACCCAAATAGTATGTTTAACACTATTTGTGAAGAGTTAGAGATGGCTCCTAAAGTAATTCATAATAAATCAAAAATTATTCTAGATTCCATAATTTTTAACTACGCTGCTTTTGATATTTCTACTATTGATGGTTTTACACATAAACTCATTAGAACTTTTGCTCATGATTTAAAACTGCCATTAAATTTTGAGGTTGAGTTAGACCAAGATGCGCTTTTAAATGAAGCTGTAGATAGCCTTATAGCTAAAGCTGGAACCAACAAAGCTCTTACAAATATTTTGGTTGAATTTGCTATTGAAAAAGCAGATGACGATAAAAGCTGGGATATTGCCTTAGATTTAAGCAAAATTTCAAAGCTTTTGGTAAACGAAAATGATATACCTTTTATAGAAACCTTAAAAGAAAAAACCTTTAAAGATTTTATAACTTTAAAAGCACAACTAAAAAAGGATATAAAATTAACCGAAAATAATATAGTTGAAAATGCCGAAAGTGTACTTACCTTAATTAACGAAGCTGGTTTAGAACATTCAGATTTTTCTAGAAGCACTTTACCCAATCATTTTAAAAAAGCAGCTCAACTTAACTTATACGGTCTTTACAACAACAACCTAGAAGAAAACATTGTTGAAAGAAAAAATATATACCCCAAAAAAACAAACCCCACTTTAGCAGACACTATTGAAGCCATTCTGCCAGAAATTGAAATAACTTATAAAACAATAAAAGCGCAAGTTTATCACCTTCTATTCTTAAAGAATTTTCACAAAAACATAACACCTTTATCTGTTTTAAATGCCATAAACAATGAATTAACATTGTTAAAAGAAGAACAAAACAAAATGCTAATTTCTGAATTTAATACCATTATTAGTAACCAAATAAAAGGGCAACCTACCCCATTTATTTATGAACGCATTGGTGAAAAATTTAGACATTATTTTATTGATGAATTTCAAGATACATCTATTAAACAATGGGAAAATTTAATACCGCTTTTAAGCAACTCATTGTCAACAGAAAATGGTAGCACCATGTTAGTGGGAGATGCAAAACAAGCCATTTACCGATGGCGCGGAGGTAAAGCAGAACAATTTATAGGGTTGTTTAATAATGATAACCCGTTTCATATAGAAAAACATGTAGAAAATCTACCAACCAATTACCGTAGTTATAAAGAAATTGTAAAGTTTAACAATAGCTTTTTTAAATTCCTTTCAAACCATGTTTTTAATAATAAAGATTATGCAACATTATATGAAAACGCACATCAAAACACCTTTATAGAAAATACAGGTTATGTAGAAATAACTTTTTTAGATTTAGACAAAACCGATGATAGAGATGTTTGCTTTACAACAGCTACCCTAGAAAAAATTAATACCTGTATAAATAATGGGTTCTCTCTTAAAGATATTTGCATTTTAGTTAGAAAGAAGAAAGAAGGAGTGGCCATTGCAAACTATTTAAGTGAAAATGAAATACCTATTGTATCATCAGAAACATTACTAATTAGCAATTCACAAGAGGTCAATTTTGTAATTAATTTTTTAAAATTATTAGTTCAGCCTAAAAATCTTGAAATAAAAGTATTGGTTTTAAACTATTTAACTTCACTGTTAAATATTGAAAATAAACATCAATTTTTCTCAACGCATTTAGAATTACCATTGCATAAACTTTTTAAAAGCTTTGAAAATTACAATATCTATTTAAAAAATAATTTATTACAACTTCCGCTTTATGACTTGGTTGAAACTATTATAAGAAACTTTGGTTTAAGTAAAACATCTAACGCCTATATTCAATTTTTCTTAGACTTTGTTTTAGAATTTTCGCAAAAAAAAGGATCAGATGTTCCTGCCTTTCTAGAGTTATATGAAAAGAAAAAAGATAGCTTAAGCATTGTTTCTCCTAAAGGTAAAAACGCGGTTCAAATCATGACCATCCATAAATCAAAAGGCTTAGAATTTCCAGTAGTTATTTTTCCTTATGCAGATTTAGATATTTATAACGAAGTAGATGCTAAACAATGGTATGAATTAAACCCTAAGCAATATCAAGGCTTTACGCACACCTTATTAAATTATAACAAAGATTTTGAACATTTTGGTGAAGAAGGATATCAAATTTACAATCAACATGAAGCTGAACTTGAGTTAGACAACATTAACCTTTTATATGTAGCATTAACCCGTGCCGTTGAACAACTTTATGTAATATCAAAAAAAGATATTTCATCAAAAGGAGACGTTAACAAGAAAAGATATTCGGGTTTATTCATTAATTTTTTAGAGCATGTTAATTTATGGAACAACTCTCAACTCAAATACTACTTTGGAAACCCAACAAAAACATCAGAAAATGTTGTTTTACAAGATAACATGCAAACCCAAAAAATGTTTATTTCTACAGCAAAAGAAGAACATAATATTAAAGTGGTAACAAAATCAGGCTTTTTATGGAATACCAATCAACATAAAGCTATTGAAAAAGGAAATCTTGTTCATAATATAATGTCACAAATAAAAACCACAAATGATGTTGATTTTGTAATAAATGATTTTTTAAACACCTCTGTAATAAACCATGAACAGGCAAATGAATTAAGAGAAATTGTTAAACAAATAGTAAATCATCCGCTCTTAGAAAAATATTTCACTTCAAATGATACCATATATAATGAAAGAGATATCATTACAAAGGAAGGCATGATACTTAGACCCGATAGAATTAATATAAATTCTAAAAATGAAGTTACAATTATAGATTATAAAACCGGAAGTGAAAATAAAAAACACGTACAGCAACTACAAGACTACCAAGATGTATTAGAAAACATGCAGCTAATAGTTAAACATAAAGTTTTAGTTTATATAGATGATAGGGTAACAATTAAAAAATTATAA
- a CDS encoding OmpA family protein, which yields MKNLSRLLLAFVLVLGYNYADAQDKNNPWQITIAVNAVDAFPSGDGALFTGTGEASESIFSKFVDTDNYNILPSLSSIAVSKYLGDGFSFGVTGSLNKIESWGEVAGTPDASSVDDLSYYGIDGTVKYNFLEGTTIDPYVGVGGGYTWIDEIGAGTLNGTVGLNVWFNDNIGFTLQTAYKHAFEDYLDTHFQHTAGISIRFGGTDTDGDGIYDKDDACPDVAGLEAFNGCPDSDGDGIEDSKDDCPNEAGLAELNGCPDTDGDGVADKDDKCPTVAGLKALNGCPDADGDGVADGDDKCPNTAGPSANNGCPWPDTDGDGVLDKDDKCPKVKGTVANNGCPEVTEEVQKTLNEYAKTILFDTGKSSIKAESEKVLADIIKIINEYPTAKFTVEGHTDSVGSEKLNQRLSESRAASVKDYLTSHGVDQFRLSSKGYGESKPIASNKTRAGRAQNRRVEINLVK from the coding sequence ATGAAAAATCTTAGCAGATTATTGTTAGCATTCGTACTTGTACTTGGTTACAATTATGCTGATGCACAAGACAAAAACAATCCATGGCAAATTACCATAGCGGTAAATGCAGTAGATGCCTTCCCTTCTGGAGATGGCGCATTATTTACAGGAACAGGAGAAGCCTCAGAGTCTATCTTTAGTAAATTTGTAGACACAGACAACTACAACATTTTACCTTCATTATCTTCAATTGCTGTTTCTAAATATTTAGGTGATGGGTTCTCTTTTGGAGTAACAGGATCATTAAACAAAATTGAAAGCTGGGGTGAGGTTGCAGGAACTCCTGATGCTTCATCAGTAGATGATTTATCTTACTATGGTATTGATGGTACCGTTAAGTACAACTTCTTAGAAGGTACTACTATAGACCCTTACGTAGGTGTAGGTGGTGGTTACACTTGGATTGATGAAATAGGTGCTGGTACTTTAAACGGAACTGTTGGTTTAAACGTTTGGTTTAACGATAATATTGGTTTTACTCTTCAAACTGCATACAAACACGCTTTTGAAGATTACTTAGATACTCACTTCCAACATACTGCTGGTATTTCTATTAGATTTGGTGGAACTGATACTGACGGAGATGGTATTTACGACAAAGATGATGCTTGTCCAGACGTAGCTGGTTTAGAAGCTTTCAACGGTTGTCCAGATTCTGATGGTGACGGTATTGAAGATAGCAAAGACGATTGTCCTAATGAAGCTGGTTTAGCTGAATTAAACGGTTGTCCTGATACTGACGGTGACGGTGTTGCTGATAAAGATGATAAATGTCCTACTGTAGCTGGTTTAAAAGCTTTAAACGGTTGTCCTGATGCTGACGGTGACGGTGTTGCTGATGGAGATGATAAATGTCCTAACACTGCTGGACCTTCTGCAAATAACGGATGCCCATGGCCAGATACTGATGGTGACGGTGTATTAGACAAAGATGATAAATGTCCTAAAGTTAAAGGAACTGTTGCAAACAATGGTTGTCCTGAAGTAACTGAAGAAGTTCAAAAAACTTTAAATGAGTACGCTAAAACTATCTTATTTGATACTGGTAAATCTTCTATCAAAGCAGAATCTGAAAAAGTATTAGCTGATATCATTAAAATTATCAACGAATACCCAACAGCTAAATTTACTGTTGAAGGACACACTGATAGTGTTGGTAGTGAAAAATTAAACCAAAGACTTTCTGAGTCTAGAGCTGCTTCTGTTAAAGATTACTTAACTTCTCATGGTGTTGATCAATTCAGATTATCATCTAAAGGTTACGGTGAATCTAAACCAATTGCATCTAACAAAACTAGAGCTGGTAGAGCTCAAAACAGAAGAGTTGAAATTAACTTAGTAAAATAA
- a CDS encoding PD-(D/E)XK nuclease family protein encodes MTTFIFDVLKDLQKKGVDFSSLTFILPSKRAGIFLKHQLALVTDKAIFSPAILSIEEFVENLSELKNITNTELLFEFYEVYLQLTNENEKDSFESFSKWGQILIQDFNEIDRYLIPQANIFNYLSAIKEIEQNHWSLEENQTEFIKKYLSFWKKLNTYYSHFTERLLKKKNGYQGLIYREAVENIESYIQANEKQQHVFLGFNALNTAEETIIQELLQNDIAQIYWDIDKVFFNNPKHDAALFTKQHKSNWLYFKKHPFNWVTNNYSKNKNISIYGIPKNIGQAKYIGSLLNELKNKNTSLQNTAVVLGDENLLIPTLNSLPQNIQALNITMGFPLKSIPLASLFKALFHLHKKPSNSFYYKDVINIISHQFIRPLFNINTTDYASKIIETIDANNLIYVTSHRLKEIAEEAFKIIDLLFVNWDKSVTAALNNCSLIILAIKDYLDKNKDSNLLSLEYLFRFNELFNELKRLNSEYNHIKDITALFEVYQELLATETLDFQGEPLQGLQIMGMLESRVLDFETVIISGVNEGILPAGKSNNSFIPFDVKIENKLPTYKEKDAVYTYHFYRLLQRAKNIYILYNTESDVLTGGEKSRFITQLELEDIHKINHQIIAPQVPVIKQEVNIITKTNDVIEKLKAVAQKGFSPSSLTNYIRNPIDFYYQKILKIQAFDEVEETVAANTLGTVVHNTLEDFYKPFIGTFISVEIVENLKKNVVKTVTHHFKDIYKEGDIKTGKNLIIFEIAKRYVHNFLDLEIRELKAGNQIKIIAIEAENKVSIEIPELDFRIKITGKVDRVDEYNGITRIIDYKTGKVEQADVEIVNWEDISTDYKKYSKSFQVLTYALMMQKSKDIKLPIEAGIISFKNLNSGFLKFTKKDKVGRGAKKDTLITQEIIDNFNNELKRLIIEICNPNIPFTEKEI; translated from the coding sequence ATGACAACTTTTATTTTTGATGTATTAAAAGATTTACAAAAAAAAGGCGTAGATTTCTCTAGCCTTACTTTTATATTACCCAGTAAACGTGCAGGAATATTTTTAAAACATCAACTAGCTCTGGTAACAGATAAAGCTATTTTTTCTCCTGCCATTCTTAGTATAGAAGAGTTTGTTGAAAATCTCTCTGAACTAAAAAATATTACTAATACAGAACTTCTTTTTGAATTTTATGAAGTATACCTACAACTTACAAATGAAAACGAAAAGGATTCTTTCGAGTCGTTTTCAAAATGGGGGCAAATTTTAATTCAAGATTTTAATGAAATAGACCGCTATCTTATACCTCAAGCAAATATTTTCAACTATTTAAGTGCCATAAAAGAGATAGAACAAAACCATTGGTCTTTAGAAGAAAACCAAACAGAATTCATTAAAAAATATTTATCATTCTGGAAAAAACTAAACACGTATTACTCGCACTTTACAGAAAGACTATTAAAGAAAAAAAATGGTTATCAAGGCTTAATTTACAGAGAAGCTGTTGAAAATATAGAATCTTACATTCAAGCTAATGAAAAACAACAACATGTTTTTTTAGGATTTAACGCCCTTAATACTGCCGAAGAAACAATTATACAAGAATTGCTTCAAAATGATATAGCACAAATTTACTGGGATATAGATAAAGTATTCTTTAACAACCCAAAACATGATGCGGCTTTATTTACAAAACAGCACAAATCTAATTGGTTGTATTTTAAAAAACACCCTTTTAATTGGGTTACAAATAACTACTCTAAAAACAAAAATATTTCTATTTATGGCATACCAAAAAATATTGGGCAAGCTAAATATATTGGCAGCCTTTTAAATGAGTTAAAAAACAAGAATACCTCGTTACAAAATACCGCTGTGGTTTTAGGTGATGAAAACTTACTCATCCCTACTCTTAATTCATTGCCTCAAAATATTCAGGCATTAAATATAACCATGGGGTTTCCGCTAAAATCAATTCCTTTAGCTTCTCTTTTTAAAGCATTATTTCATTTACATAAAAAACCATCTAATTCATTTTATTATAAAGATGTTATTAATATTATTTCGCATCAGTTTATAAGACCACTATTTAATATAAACACTACCGATTATGCTTCGAAAATTATAGAAACTATTGATGCTAATAACCTCATCTATGTTACTAGCCACAGATTAAAAGAAATTGCTGAAGAGGCTTTTAAAATTATTGACTTGCTATTTGTTAATTGGGACAAATCTGTTACAGCAGCCTTAAACAACTGTTCGCTTATAATTCTTGCTATAAAAGACTATTTAGATAAAAACAAGGACTCTAATTTACTTTCATTAGAATATTTATTTCGTTTTAATGAATTATTTAATGAATTAAAACGGCTAAATTCAGAATACAACCACATTAAAGACATTACAGCTCTATTTGAGGTTTACCAAGAACTTTTAGCTACAGAAACCTTAGATTTTCAAGGTGAGCCCTTACAAGGCTTACAAATTATGGGAATGTTAGAATCTAGAGTTTTAGATTTTGAAACCGTAATTATTTCTGGTGTTAATGAAGGCATTCTTCCTGCTGGAAAAAGTAACAACTCGTTCATTCCTTTTGATGTTAAAATTGAAAACAAACTACCTACCTATAAAGAAAAAGATGCAGTTTACACCTATCATTTTTATAGATTATTACAGCGTGCTAAAAATATTTACATTCTTTATAACACAGAATCTGATGTACTTACAGGAGGAGAAAAAAGCAGGTTTATAACCCAATTAGAATTAGAAGATATTCATAAAATAAACCATCAAATTATAGCACCACAAGTACCTGTTATTAAACAGGAAGTAAACATTATTACAAAAACCAATGATGTTATTGAAAAACTAAAAGCAGTTGCTCAAAAAGGGTTTTCACCATCATCACTCACAAACTATATTAGAAATCCAATCGATTTTTATTATCAGAAAATATTAAAAATACAAGCGTTTGATGAAGTAGAAGAAACCGTTGCAGCCAATACCTTAGGTACTGTGGTACACAACACACTTGAAGATTTTTATAAGCCATTTATAGGTACTTTTATTTCGGTTGAAATAGTTGAAAACCTTAAAAAAAACGTAGTTAAAACCGTTACTCATCATTTTAAAGACATCTATAAAGAAGGTGATATTAAAACGGGAAAAAACTTAATCATTTTTGAAATAGCAAAGCGCTACGTACACAATTTTTTAGATTTAGAAATAAGAGAATTAAAAGCTGGAAACCAAATAAAAATAATTGCTATTGAAGCTGAAAACAAAGTTAGTATTGAAATTCCAGAGTTAGACTTCCGTATTAAAATAACAGGTAAAGTAGACCGTGTTGATGAATACAATGGCATAACTAGAATTATAGATTACAAAACCGGAAAAGTTGAGCAAGCCGATGTTGAAATAGTAAATTGGGAAGATATATCAACAGATTATAAAAAGTACAGTAAAAGTTTTCAAGTGCTAACTTATGCCCTTATGATGCAAAAATCTAAAGACATTAAATTACCCATTGAAGCTGGTATCATTTCTTTTAAAAATTTAAACAGTGGGTTTTTAAAATTCACTAAAAAAGATAAAGTAGGTCGTGGCGCAAAAAAAGATACCTTAATTACTCAAGAAATAATTGATAATTTTAATAATGAATTAAAACGTCTTATTATAGAAATTTGCAACCCCAACATACCATTTACCGAAAAAGAAATATAA